A region from the Candidatus Limnocylindrales bacterium genome encodes:
- a CDS encoding SIS domain-containing protein encodes MTATALTDAILRKARESAATKEAFFTEFAPQIAQCCSAMAAAFDRGGRLFVMGNGGSACDAEHLAVEFVHPVIQKRPALPAISLSTGAALATATANDQHFALVFANQLRLLARAGDIALAISSSGQSANIVRGLRTARELAMMTVGFSGRDGGRMRDLCDYCFVVPSFSIHRIQEAHETLLHILWDVIHVSRGEEDVL; translated from the coding sequence ATGACGGCTACGGCGTTGACCGACGCCATCCTTCGCAAGGCCCGCGAGAGCGCAGCAACGAAGGAAGCGTTCTTCACCGAGTTCGCGCCGCAGATCGCACAATGCTGCTCGGCTATGGCCGCGGCATTCGACCGCGGCGGGCGGCTGTTCGTCATGGGCAACGGCGGCAGCGCCTGCGACGCCGAGCACCTGGCGGTCGAGTTCGTCCACCCGGTCATCCAGAAGCGACCGGCGCTCCCGGCCATCAGCCTGAGCACGGGAGCCGCGCTGGCCACGGCCACGGCCAACGACCAGCACTTCGCGCTCGTGTTCGCCAACCAGCTACGCCTGCTCGCGCGTGCCGGCGACATCGCGCTGGCGATCTCCTCGAGCGGGCAATCGGCCAACATCGTGCGCGGGCTTCGGACGGCGCGCGAGCTGGCGATGATGACGGTGGGGTTCTCCGGGCGCGACGGCGGGCGCATGCGCGACCTCTGCGATTACTGCTTCGTGGTGCCGAGCTTCAGCATTCACCGCATCCAGGAGGCGCACGAGACGTTGCTGCACATTCTGTGGGACGTCATTCACGTCAGCCGCGGCGAGGAGGACGTCCTGTGA